The following coding sequences lie in one Burkholderiales bacterium genomic window:
- a CDS encoding 3-hydroxyacyl-CoA dehydrogenase/enoyl-CoA hydratase family protein, with translation MKPRQLVVRKAAVLGAGVMGAQIAAHFVNAGIETLLFELAGKDGAPNANSQKAIDNLAKIEPSPLATASTLAFIEPANYDQHLPRLAECDLVIEAISERMDWKRDLYDKVAPHLAADIVFASNTSGLSINALAQAFPEALRHRFCGVHFFNPPRYMHLVELIACTQTDPALLDQLEAFLVTTLGKGIVRAKDTPNFISNRIGVFSMIATMVEAQKAGLAFDVVDALTGPAIGRPKSATFRTADVVGLDTLTHVVNTMRDTLPDDPWHKYFALPGWLEDLIKSGALGAKSRRGIYQKVGKEIQVLDIARGSYRPSTGMADDEIQQILKLEHPGEKLRALRANPHPQAQFLWAIFRDVFHYSAFHLHAIADNARDVDLVLRWGFGWERGPFETWQAAGWQDITHAIEADIAAGKALSDAPLPAWVAGRQGVHEAAGSYAPLGNAIEARSTLVVYRRQLFPDALLGEPVQYGQTIFETEAARLWHTGDDIAILSFKSKKNTIGSDVLDAILQAIDEAERQWRALVIWQTAPPFSLGANLAKITNSGPSVEPSAPSAPSVTGAVIKRFKRKAQALVLGAARRFGFADQLMAGKLAEIESVVEQFQYTTQALKYSSVPTIAAVDGMALGGGCELIMHCDRAVASLESYIGLVEVGVGLLPAGGGCKEFALRAAAEAKAAGNSDVFAPLQRHFQTIATGQVSKSAAQAKEFGYLRSSDAIVMNRFELLHVAKSQAIAIAEAGYHPPLKPRGVPVAGQPGIANFKAAMINMRAGNFISEHDFEIGARVATVLCGGEVEAGSLVDEDWLLALERKLFMELMATEKTQARIEQMLKTGKPLRN, from the coding sequence ATGAAGCCGCGGCAACTCGTCGTGCGCAAGGCCGCCGTGCTTGGCGCCGGCGTGATGGGTGCGCAAATCGCGGCGCATTTCGTCAACGCCGGCATCGAAACGCTGCTGTTCGAACTGGCAGGCAAAGACGGCGCGCCGAACGCCAATTCGCAGAAAGCGATCGACAATCTCGCCAAAATCGAACCCTCGCCGCTTGCCACTGCATCGACGCTCGCGTTCATCGAGCCGGCCAATTATGACCAGCACCTGCCGAGGCTCGCTGAATGCGATCTCGTGATCGAAGCGATTTCCGAGCGCATGGACTGGAAACGGGATTTGTATGACAAGGTCGCGCCGCACCTCGCCGCCGACATCGTGTTCGCCAGCAACACATCGGGATTGTCGATCAACGCATTGGCGCAAGCGTTTCCGGAAGCGCTGCGTCATCGTTTCTGCGGCGTACATTTCTTTAACCCGCCGCGCTACATGCATCTGGTCGAATTGATTGCATGCACGCAAACCGACCCGGCTTTACTCGATCAACTCGAAGCATTTCTCGTCACAACGCTAGGCAAGGGCATAGTGCGCGCCAAAGATACGCCGAACTTCATCTCCAACCGAATCGGCGTGTTTTCGATGATCGCGACCATGGTCGAAGCGCAGAAAGCGGGCCTGGCTTTCGATGTCGTCGATGCGCTGACCGGTCCCGCCATCGGCCGGCCGAAAAGCGCGACTTTCCGCACGGCGGATGTGGTCGGCCTCGATACGCTTACCCACGTCGTCAATACCATGCGCGACACGCTGCCTGATGACCCGTGGCACAAGTATTTCGCGCTGCCGGGCTGGCTCGAGGATTTGATCAAGAGCGGCGCGCTCGGCGCCAAATCCCGGCGCGGCATTTACCAGAAAGTGGGCAAGGAAATTCAGGTGCTGGACATCGCGAGGGGTAGCTATCGACCGTCGACAGGAATGGCGGATGATGAGATCCAGCAGATACTCAAGCTCGAGCATCCGGGCGAAAAACTGCGCGCACTGCGTGCCAACCCGCATCCGCAGGCGCAATTCCTGTGGGCGATTTTTCGCGACGTGTTTCACTACAGCGCGTTCCATTTGCATGCGATTGCCGACAATGCGCGCGATGTCGATCTCGTGCTGCGCTGGGGTTTCGGCTGGGAACGCGGCCCCTTCGAAACCTGGCAGGCGGCGGGTTGGCAGGACATCACGCATGCCATCGAAGCCGATATCGCGGCCGGCAAGGCCCTGAGCGACGCGCCGCTGCCCGCGTGGGTAGCAGGGCGCCAGGGTGTACATGAAGCGGCGGGCTCGTATGCGCCGCTCGGCAACGCGATCGAAGCGCGCTCGACGCTGGTGGTCTATCGCCGTCAGTTGTTCCCCGATGCGTTGCTGGGCGAACCCGTTCAATACGGACAAACGATCTTCGAAACCGAAGCCGCGCGGCTTTGGCACACCGGCGACGATATCGCAATCCTGAGCTTCAAGAGCAAGAAAAATACGATAGGAAGCGACGTACTCGATGCGATTTTGCAGGCGATCGACGAGGCCGAACGGCAGTGGCGCGCACTCGTGATATGGCAGACCGCGCCGCCGTTTTCACTGGGTGCAAATCTGGCGAAAATTACGAATAGCGGTCCGTCCGTAGAACCCTCGGCCCCATCCGCCCCATCCGTCACTGGCGCCGTGATCAAGCGCTTCAAGCGCAAGGCGCAGGCGCTCGTCCTCGGCGCCGCGCGCAGGTTCGGCTTCGCCGACCAGCTGATGGCCGGCAAGCTGGCTGAGATCGAATCCGTGGTCGAGCAGTTTCAGTACACGACACAGGCGCTCAAATACTCAAGCGTACCGACGATCGCCGCCGTCGACGGCATGGCGCTCGGCGGCGGCTGCGAATTGATCATGCATTGCGACCGCGCGGTCGCGTCGCTCGAAAGCTACATCGGCCTCGTTGAAGTCGGCGTTGGTCTGCTGCCCGCCGGCGGCGGCTGCAAGGAATTTGCGTTGCGCGCCGCAGCCGAAGCGAAAGCGGCCGGCAACAGCGACGTTTTCGCGCCGCTGCAGCGGCATTTCCAGACCATCGCCACCGGGCAGGTGTCGAAAAGCGCCGCGCAAGCGAAGGAATTCGGCTATCTGCGTTCGTCCGACGCCATCGTCATGAATCGCTTCGAATTGCTGCACGTTGCGAAATCGCAAGCCATCGCCATCGCTGAAGCGGGTTACCACCCCCCGCTCAAGCCTCGCGGCGTTCCCGTTGCCGGGCAGCCGGGTATCGCCAATTTCAAAGCCGCGATGATCAACATGCGCGCCGGCAACTTTATTTCGGAGCACGATTTTGAGATCGGCGCGCGCGTCGCAACCGTGCTGTGCGGCGGCGAAGTCGAAGCGGGCAGTCTGGTCGATGAAGACTGGCTGCTCGCGCTCGAACGCAAGCTGTTCATGGAATTGATGGCGACGGAAAAAACGCAGGCGCGCATTGAACAGATGCTGAAGACGGGAAAGCCGCTGAGAAACTAG
- a CDS encoding acetyl-CoA C-acyltransferase yields MIKQIQDAYIVGAVRTPVGKAPRGMFRQVRPDDMLAHVIRSVLARAPGLDPAAIDDVIVGCAMPEGEQGLNVARIGLLLAGLPNTVAGMTINRFCSSGLQAVAIAADRIRLGEADVMIAAGTESMSMVPMTGNKPSFNPAIFADDNVGIAYGMGITAENVARRWNISREAQDEFAAQSHGKALLAIEHGGFSDEIAPYEVAASVPDLDTYGVRIVRKAADTDEGPRSGTTTETLAKLKPVFAANGSVTAGNSSQMSDGAGAVLLMSAAALQRFGLRPIGRFLAFAVAGVPPEIMGIGPVKAIPKALRQAGLKQEDIDSIELNEAFAAQSLAVINDLQLDPVKINPCGGAIALGHPLGATGAIRTATLLHGLRRRKQRYGMVTMCVGTGMGAAGVFEAL; encoded by the coding sequence GTGATCAAGCAGATTCAGGATGCCTACATTGTCGGCGCGGTGCGCACGCCGGTCGGCAAAGCGCCGCGCGGCATGTTCAGGCAAGTGCGGCCGGACGACATGCTTGCGCACGTGATCAGGAGCGTATTGGCGCGCGCTCCAGGCCTCGACCCGGCGGCGATCGATGACGTGATCGTCGGCTGCGCGATGCCGGAAGGCGAGCAGGGGTTGAACGTCGCCCGCATCGGCTTGCTGCTTGCCGGCTTGCCGAACACGGTTGCCGGCATGACGATCAATCGCTTTTGCTCGTCGGGATTACAGGCAGTCGCGATCGCCGCCGATCGCATTCGGCTCGGCGAGGCTGACGTCATGATCGCGGCCGGTACGGAAAGCATGAGCATGGTGCCGATGACCGGCAACAAGCCATCGTTCAATCCCGCGATTTTCGCCGACGATAACGTCGGCATCGCATACGGCATGGGGATTACCGCCGAGAATGTCGCCAGGCGTTGGAACATCAGCCGCGAAGCGCAGGATGAATTCGCGGCGCAAAGCCACGGCAAGGCGCTGCTTGCGATAGAGCACGGAGGCTTCAGCGACGAGATTGCGCCTTACGAGGTTGCCGCCAGCGTACCGGATCTCGACACGTATGGGGTCCGGATCGTCCGCAAGGCGGCCGACACGGACGAAGGGCCACGCTCGGGCACGACGACCGAAACGCTCGCGAAACTGAAGCCGGTATTCGCGGCAAATGGTTCCGTGACCGCCGGCAACAGTTCGCAAATGTCGGACGGCGCGGGCGCTGTGCTGCTGATGAGCGCAGCGGCGCTGCAGCGCTTCGGCCTCCGTCCGATCGGCCGTTTCCTTGCGTTTGCCGTAGCCGGCGTACCGCCGGAAATCATGGGAATCGGCCCGGTCAAAGCCATTCCGAAAGCGTTGCGGCAAGCGGGCTTAAAGCAGGAGGATATCGACAGCATCGAACTCAACGAAGCGTTCGCCGCGCAAAGCCTTGCCGTGATAAACGATCTGCAACTCGATCCCGTCAAAATCAATCCATGCGGCGGCGCCATCGCGCTTGGCCACCCACTCGGCGCGACCGGCGCCATTCGTACCGCAACGCTCCTGCACGGCTTGCGCCGGCG